The sequence TGTAGCAGCGCCGCCGCCTCGGCCGCGTCGGTGGCCGCGTACACCTCGTCGGCGCCGGCCGCCGTGCAGACCGCCGCGAGTGCGGCCAGGTCATCGGCGGCGTGCGCGCCGGTGTCCACGGCGGCCAGCAGCAGCGCGGCCGCATCCCGGCGCAGGCCCATCGGCTGGTACGCCTCGATGGCGCGCAGGTGCGTCTGGTCGAGCAGTTCCAGCAGGCTGGGGGAGAGGCCCTGGGCGGCGATCTCCGCCACCGCGGCCCCGGCGGCGCTGGTGCCCGGGAAGACCGCCACCATGGTCAGCGACTCCGCCGGAGCGGGACGCAGCGCGACGGTCACCTCGGTGAGCACGCCGAGGGTGCCCTCGGAGCCGACGAAGAGGCGGGTCAGGTCGTACCCGGCCACCCCCTTCACGGTACGCCGTCCGGTGCGCAGCACCTCGCCGGAGGCGAGCACGACCTCGAGGCCGAGCACGTACTCGGTGGTCACGCCGTACTTCACGCAGCACATGCCACCGGCGTTGGTGGCGACGTTCCCGCCGATGGTGGATGACTCCCAGGAAACGGGGTCCGGCGGGTACCACAGCCCGTGCTCGGCGACCGCGGCGCCGAGGGCCGCGTTGACCACTCCGGGTTGCACCACCGCGATTCGGCTGACCGGATCGATCTCCAGGATGGTGGTCAGGGCCGACGTGCTGATCACCACGGCGCCATCCACCGCGTTCGCCGCGCCCGCCAGCCCGGTCCGTGCGCCCTGCGGCACCACCGGCGCCCCGTGCCGCGCTGCGGCGCGTACCACCGCCGCCACCTGTGCGGTGTCCCTGGGGCGGGTGACCACGAGTGGCGTGCCGGCGGCGCAGAGATCTGCCTCGTCTCGCTGGTGCGCCCGGAGCAGATCCGGGTCGGTCAACACGGCGTCGTCACCGAGCGCGGCACGCAGCTCGTCGAGGAGGGGACCCATGAGCCGAGGCTACGACCCGTGCTGCCCGACCCCAAATCCGCCCTTGCGCCTGCCCGCTGCGGCCGGTCGGCTCTGCCCGCCCCGTGTCATGTCCGCCTCACCACGCCCCGCCGTTCGTCCGTTCTGCTCCGGGCGCGCGACACAGAACTGACGCGGAGAGGGTTCGGCAGGGAGTGGTGTGGGTAGTACCCGCGTGGCCCGGGATGAGCGACCTTCGCTGGTACAGCGACTCGGTCGCGGGAGGCGGTGGTATGGACATCGACGGCGCCCGGATCGCGGCGACGGTGCAGCGGCTGCGCCATCGTGGTCACGCGACTCTCCAGGACCGTTTGCACCGGGTCCGCGCGACGTTGGTGCTCTCCGTCCAGGCCGGACTCGCCGCCGGCATCTCCTGGCTGGTGGCGCATGAGCTGCTGGGCAGCCCCCAGCCCGTCTTCGCGCCGATCTCGGCGGTCGGTACCCTCGCGGTCTCGGTCGGCCAGCGCTTCCGCCGGACCGTGGAGCTGATCGTCGGGGTGGCGGTCGGCGTGGCGGTCGGCGACCTTTTGATCTTTTTGCTGGGCACCGGGCCGTGGCAGCTCTCTCTCGTGGTGACCTCGGCGATTCTGCTGACCGTCTTTGCCGGCGGGAGCGTCGCGATCCTGATTCAGGCGGCGGCGACGGCTGTCCTGATCGTCACGCTCAGCCCGGCCGGGCACAACCTGGAGATACCGCGATTCCTCGACGCGTTGATCGGCGGTAGCGCCGCGCTACTGGTGACCGCGCTGCTGTTACCGCTGAACCCGGTACGGGTGCTCAACCGGGCCGCTCGTCCGGCGTTGGATCTGCTCGCCGACCAGCTCGACGAGGCCGCCGACGGGCTGCGAGAACGGGAACGGGACAAGGTGCAACACTCGCTGGAGCAGCTCCGCGATCACAAGGAGGAAGTGGCGTCGTTCGACGAGGCGATCCAGGGCGCCAAGGAAACCGCCACGCTGTCTCCCGCGCGTTGGCACCGCCGGAACGAGCTGACCCACTACGCGGAGGCGGCCGATCCGATCGAACGGGCGATTCGAAACGCCAGCACACTAATCCGGCGTGCCATCACCCTGATCGAGGACGCGGAGCCGATCCCCGAGCCGATGCCGGCCTCGATGGGCCACCTCGCCGAGTCGGTACGGTTGCTGCGGCACGAGTTCGCCGTCGGCGAGGAGCCGGAGCGGGCCCGCGAGCGGTCGCTGCGCGCGGTCAGCGAGGCCGCGCAGGCGTACACCGAGGGCGTGGGCTTCTCCGGCAGCGTGGTGGTCGCCCAGGTGCGTACCATCGCCAGCGACCTGCTGGTCGCCTCAGGTGTCTCCCAGGAGGAGGCGAACCGCCTGGTCCGCGAGGCCTTCGGCGACCTGAAGCAGAAGAAGCACGTGGAATCGGAGCAGCCCGAACGGAAGTCGGAGCCCCCGTCCAACGGTGGCTGAACCGGCCGCCGTCGTGTCCTCGGGTCAGTCGAGCGCGGCGAGTGCGGCGAGCAGGTGGTCCACCTGCTCGCGGGTACTACCCAGCCCGATACTCGCCCGCAGCGCGGTCGCCGGCAGGTCCCGCCGACCGCTGCGGGCGGAGGCCTCGGTGAGTAGTCGCCGGGCGAACGGGTGGGCGCAGAACAGCCCGTCGCGTACCCCGATCCGGTGCCGCCGGGCCAGATGGGCCGCGACCTCGGCCGAGTCCCGGCCGGCCAGCACGAACGAGACGATCCCCACCCGCGGCGCGGCCGGCCCGAAGGCGTGCAGCTCGACCGCGTCCGGCAGCTCGGCGAGCCCCTCCCGGAGCCGGTCCAGCAACCGCTGTTCGGCGTCGTGTAGTGCCGCCCGGTCGGCGCTGGCGAGAGCGTCGCACACCGCGGCGAGCGCTACCGCGCCGAGCAGGTTCGGCGTGCCGGCCTCGTGTCGGCCCGGCCCGGCCGCCCACCGGATGTCGTGGGTCGCGACGCCGACGTGGCTGGTCGCGCCCCCACCGGCCAGGTACGGCGGGGCCGCGTCCAGCCAGTCGCCCCGCCCGATGAGCACCCCCGCGCCGAACGGCGCGTACAACTTGTGCCCGGAGACGGCCAGGTAGTCCACGTCGAGGGCGCGAATGTCAACGGGGGCGTGCGGGGCGAGCTGGGCCGCGTCCACCGCGATCCGGGCCCGGTGTCGCCGGGCCACCTGCGCCAGCTCGGCCAGGGGCCACCGCTCGCCCGTCACATTGCTCGCGCCGGTCACCGTGACCAGCACCGGCGGTTCGCGGTCGGCGCCGCGGCGCAGCTCGCCGAGGGCCGCGTCGAGCGCGCGTACCGCGCCAGCGGGATGCTCCGGCATGGGCAGCCGGACCGGCCCGCGCGGCCAGGGGAGCAGGTTGGCGTGGTGCTCGCCACCGAACGTCACCACCGTGGTGCCGGCGGGTAGCGCGCGGGCCAGCAGATTGAGCGCGTCCGTCGTGTTCCGGGTGAAGATGACGTGGTCGTCGGGGCGGGCGCCGAAGAAGTCACCGACCGTCTGCCGGGCCCGCTCGTAGGCCAGAGTGCAGTGCTGCGACAGGGCTCCGGCGCCCCGGTGCACACTTGCGTACCAGGGCAGCAGCGCGGTCACGGCGTCCGCCGCGGCCTGCGCGCACGGGGCACTGGCCGCGTAGTCCAGGTTGATCTGATCGGGAACGCCGAGCACGTTGAGGGGGCCGGCGACGGTCGGCGACGGGGCGAGGGCACAGGTCATCGGGGTGGCTTCTCCGGAGTCAGGGACCCCGGGTGGGCGGGCGGGGTCCGCGCTTGCCCGACGCGCGCCGCGCCAGGCCCGGTCATCACCCGGGGCACCCCACCGCGAACCTCGACGAGGGTTGCCGGCCAGCAAGCCGGGGCTTGTCGCTGGCGCTCGTGACCTGCTTGCAGTGTAGCGGGCAGCGGTGTGGCCGGCCGGGCAGGCCGGTGGTGACTACGCTGACGGCATGGCCGAGACCCCGCCCGGCGCGCCCCCGCCGTCGCCGACCACCGCCGTACCGGCGGCCGCTCCGCAGATGCCGTCCCGTCGTCGAAACTGGCGTCGCTTCCTCGTTCTCGCCGGGGTGATTCTGCTGATCGCGGCCTGCGCCGTGTTCATGCTCTGGACACTGGGCGAGAGCCTCGGCGCGGAGGCGCTGCTGATTGGTGTGTTCGCGGCGGTTCTTCCGGTCCCGGTGCTGGTCGCCTGCTTCCTCTGGCTTGATCGGTACGAGCCGGAGCCGCTGCGGTACCTGGTCTTCTGCTTCGCCTGGGGTGCGTTCGTGGCCACTGCGGTGTCGCTGACGGTCAACACCTTCGCCGCGAACCGGTTCGAGGCGGCGGGTCTGCCGACCGCGCTCACGGCGGTCTTGGTCGCGCCCTTCATCGAGGAGCTGACCAAGGCGCTGGGGCCGATCCTGCTGCTGATCTTCCGGCGTCGGGAGATCTCCGGAATCACCGACGCCCTGGTCTACTGTGGGCTCTCCGCGATCGGTTTCGCGATGGTGGAGAACATCCTCTACCTCGGCGGGATCGGATATCGGACGGGTGTGGAGGAGTACGGCCCGGCGACCGGCACGCAGCAGGTCATCGCGATCTTTATCTTCCGGATCCTGCTCTTCGGGTTCGCCCACCCGCTGTTCACCTCCATGACCGCGGTGGGGCTGGGAATCGCCGCCCGTAGCGCCGATCGGCGGGTACGGGTGCTGGCACCCGCGGCCGGCCTGCTGCTGGCGATGATGCTGCACGGTGCCTGGAACCTGCTGCCGACGTTGACCCAGGCCACCGGGCAGCTGTTGATTCAGCTCTACGGCCTCATTGGCGTCATGGTGCCGATCTTCTTCGGCATGGTTGCGCTGGCGGTTTGGTTGCGATCCTGGGAAGGGCGACTCACCGAGCGGACCCTGCCCGACTACGTCCGTTCCGGTTGGCTCACCCCGCCGGAGGTGGCGGCGTTGAGCAGTCTCGGACGGCGGCACGCCGCCCGGGTGTGGGCCAAGCGGGTCGGCGGCGACCAGGGGCGGAAGGCGATGCGCGGTTACCAGTTCGCGGCCACCCGGCTCGCGTTGCTGCGCGACGGGATGCGCCGTGGGCTGGACGATCGCCCGGCGGAGCGGGAGCGGGCCGTGGCCGAGGAGCGGTACCTGCTGGAACTGATGAGCGGCTACCGAGCGTTCTTCGTTGGCCGGGATCCGCGCGCCCCGGCTGGCGTATGGGACGGGCACCGCTACCACCTGCGGTTCCCGGATGGGTCGCAGCGCGCGGTAGCGGCGCCGGAGGAGCCGGTGGTACCGATTCCGGTCGTGCTGGCGCCGCCTTCGCCGCCCGCGTTCCCGCCCGGTTATCCGCCACCGCCCGGTTATCCGCCGCCGCCTGGTCATCCGCCGCCCGGCTGGTACGGGCCGCCCACCTCCGGGCGCCCCGGCCAGTTCTGACCGCGGTCCTGCCTGGCGCCCGTTTGGCGGCGTCAGGCAGGACCAGATGGTCATGTCATGAGGCTGGTGAGGAAGTCGCCGAGGCCCTGTGCCATCGCCATCAGCACGCCCCCGATCGCTTTGACCATCTCCGCCGCGCCCTCGGGTCGGAACGCCATGAAGTAGATCAGGAACGCGATGAAGCCCCAGAACAGCAGCTTCTTGAGCAGTACCGGCATCGTCCCTCCCCAGGGCACCTGGTGCGGCTAACTTCCCGGGAAGGAGCAGAGCAAACGGCTACCGGTGGAGGCCGGTGGACTCTGGGGCTACAGGTAGAGGCCGGTGGAGTCCGGTTCGACGCGTTCGGCGGCGACGGCGTGCACATCCCGCTCGCGCAGCAGCACGTATCCGCGGCCGTGCAGCTCGACTTCGGAGCGGTCGTCGGGGTCGAACAGGACCCGGTCGCCGGAGACGATGGAGCGGACGTTCGGCCCCACCGCCACCGCGGCTGCCCAGGCCAACCGCTTGCCGACAGCGGCGGTCGCCGGAATCACGATGCCGGCAGTAGAGCGACGCTCACCTTCACTGCCCTCCATGCGGACCAGTACCCGATCGTGCAGCAGCCGGATCGGCAGGCCGGAGTCGAGATGCTCGTCGTTCGTCACGGGGGGAGACGCTACCGTGTCCAGCTCCGCCGTCCGGCCGTGGTTCCCCGGTGGTGACCGCGGGCATCCAGGAAAAGATTTGCCCCACGCTGGTTAGGTTGACGGCGTATCCTGTCCGACCAACCGGTGAGCGGGAACGCTTCGACGCCAGGAGGTGCGCTTGAGCCGTCTCGAGCGGATGCGTGAACGGCTTCGTCACGCGTACCAGTCGGTGCGGTCCCGGCGGAGATCGGCGGGCCTACGCGCCGGGACGCCCGCTACCGCCTCGCCAGCTTCGCCCAGGCCGGCACCAGCCCCGCCGCCACCTCCGGCGGTCGGCACGAAGACATCCGCACCGCTGCACAGCTCGACGACCAGCCGGGACGACGCGGACGTGCCGCACGCGCTCCGTGTCGGGGCGGCGTGGTCCTGGCGGCTGCTCGCGATCGGGATCGTCGCCTGGGCCTTGTTGCGGGTGATGGGTCAGGTCCGGATCGTGATCATCCCGCTGGCCATCGCGCTGTTGCTGTCGGCACTGCTGGCCCCAGCCGTTGGCTGGCTGCTCCGGGCCCGGTTCCCGCGGTCGCTGGCGACCGCCGTGGTGCTGGTGGGCGGGTTGGCCGCAGTGATCGGCACGCTGACCCTGGTGGTCAACGAGTTCATCCAGGGTTTGCCGGTGCTGGGCGAGAAGTCGTCCCAGGGCGTACGCCAGATCCAGAACTGGCTGAGATCCGGCCCGCTGCGCCTCGAGGACGAGCAGCTGGACAGGTACATCAACGATGTCGAAGGGTGGCTCAACGAGAACATCGATGGGCTGACCAGCGGGGCGCTCTCCACCGCGGCCACCGTGGCCGAGGTGTTGACGGGCACGATCCTGGTGCTTTTCGCGACCTTCTTCTTCCTTCGTGACGGCAACCGGATCTGGCGCTTCCTGGTCCGGCTGATGCCGGTCAACGCCCGTTGGAAGGTCGACGACGCCGGTCGGGCGTCCTGGCAGACGCTCGGCGCGTACGTTCGGGCCACCGTGCTGGTGGCCTGCATCGACGCGCTCGGCATCGGCATCTTCCTGGTGATCTTCGAAATCCCGTTCGCGCTTCCGCTCGCCGCGCTGGTCTTCCTCGCCTCGTTCATCCCGATCATCGGGGCGACCTTGTCCGGCGGGGTCGCGGTGCTCGTTGCCCTGGTGGACAGCGGACCGATCACCGCGTTGATCATCCTGGGCGTGGTAATCGGTGTGCAGCAGCTTGAGGGCCACGTGCTCCAGCCATTGATCATGGGGCGGGCGGTGGCCATCCACCCGCTCGCGGTGATCGTCGGTATCGCCGCCGGCGTGGTACTCGCCGGGGTCACCGGGGCGCTGATCGCGGTGCCGTTGATCGCGGTGCTCAACACGGCGGTACGCCGTCTCGCCGCCCGTACCGTCCCGGAGACCCCATCGGACGCTGTCGTCGTCGCGAGCAGGGCCCCCTGATCTGTCCGCGGCTGTCGTCGCGTTGACCCGCGGCGTGGTGTGCTACTCGGTCATGCCTTGGCGAGGCGTTCGAGGGCGCCGCGGGCCACGTCGGGACGGGTCGTGTACCAAAACGGCGGAAGCGACCGGCGGAGGAACGGGCCGTATCCTCGGGCATTCTCCAGCCGGGAGTCGAGCACCGCGACCACCCCCCGGTCGTCGGTGGCGCGAATCAGCCGGCCCACGCCCTGGGCCAGCCGGACGGCTGCGATCGGCACGCTGACCGCGGCGAACCCCGATCCACCAGTGGCGTCAACGGCGGCGGCGCGGGCAGCGGCGAGTGGCTCATCGGGTCGCGGGAAGGGCAGCCGGTCAACGACCACCAGTTGACAGGCGTCGCCCGGCACATCCACCCCCTGCCAGAGCGACATCACCCCAAACAGGCAGCTCGCCTGTTCTTCGCGGAACCGGCGAACCAGCAGTGGCAGCGCCTGCTCGCCCTGGAGCAGCACGGGCAGGTCGGTGCGTTCCCGGAGCAGCTCCGC comes from Salinispora tropica CNB-440 and encodes:
- a CDS encoding FAD-binding oxidoreductase translates to MGPLLDELRAALGDDAVLTDPDLLRAHQRDEADLCAAGTPLVVTRPRDTAQVAAVVRAAARHGAPVVPQGARTGLAGAANAVDGAVVISTSALTTILEIDPVSRIAVVQPGVVNAALGAAVAEHGLWYPPDPVSWESSTIGGNVATNAGGMCCVKYGVTTEYVLGLEVVLASGEVLRTGRRTVKGVAGYDLTRLFVGSEGTLGVLTEVTVALRPAPAESLTMVAVFPGTSAAGAAVAEIAAQGLSPSLLELLDQTHLRAIEAYQPMGLRRDAAALLLAAVDTGAHAADDLAALAAVCTAAGADEVYAATDAAEAAALLQARRLAHPAMERFAADTYPDGNGGLVIDDVAVPRGSLAAMLDGVARIAAECDVPIGVVGHAGDGNLHPNIVVDRADPASLDRGRRAFDEIMRLGLELGGTCTGEHGVGLLKREWLAEEVGPVGIRVHQAIKAALDPTGLFNPGKVL
- a CDS encoding AI-2E family transporter — its product is MRERLRHAYQSVRSRRRSAGLRAGTPATASPASPRPAPAPPPPPAVGTKTSAPLHSSTTSRDDADVPHALRVGAAWSWRLLAIGIVAWALLRVMGQVRIVIIPLAIALLLSALLAPAVGWLLRARFPRSLATAVVLVGGLAAVIGTLTLVVNEFIQGLPVLGEKSSQGVRQIQNWLRSGPLRLEDEQLDRYINDVEGWLNENIDGLTSGALSTAATVAEVLTGTILVLFATFFFLRDGNRIWRFLVRLMPVNARWKVDDAGRASWQTLGAYVRATVLVACIDALGIGIFLVIFEIPFALPLAALVFLASFIPIIGATLSGGVAVLVALVDSGPITALIILGVVIGVQQLEGHVLQPLIMGRAVAIHPLAVIVGIAAGVVLAGVTGALIAVPLIAVLNTAVRRLAARTVPETPSDAVVVASRAP
- a CDS encoding FUSC family protein, yielding MDIDGARIAATVQRLRHRGHATLQDRLHRVRATLVLSVQAGLAAGISWLVAHELLGSPQPVFAPISAVGTLAVSVGQRFRRTVELIVGVAVGVAVGDLLIFLLGTGPWQLSLVVTSAILLTVFAGGSVAILIQAAATAVLIVTLSPAGHNLEIPRFLDALIGGSAALLVTALLLPLNPVRVLNRAARPALDLLADQLDEAADGLRERERDKVQHSLEQLRDHKEEVASFDEAIQGAKETATLSPARWHRRNELTHYAEAADPIERAIRNASTLIRRAITLIEDAEPIPEPMPASMGHLAESVRLLRHEFAVGEEPERARERSLRAVSEAAQAYTEGVGFSGSVVVAQVRTIASDLLVASGVSQEEANRLVREAFGDLKQKKHVESEQPERKSEPPSNGG
- a CDS encoding GroES family chaperonin, with the protein product MTNDEHLDSGLPIRLLHDRVLVRMEGSEGERRSTAGIVIPATAAVGKRLAWAAAVAVGPNVRSIVSGDRVLFDPDDRSEVELHGRGYVLLRERDVHAVAAERVEPDSTGLYL
- a CDS encoding PrsW family intramembrane metalloprotease; amino-acid sequence: MWPAGQAGGDYADGMAETPPGAPPPSPTTAVPAAAPQMPSRRRNWRRFLVLAGVILLIAACAVFMLWTLGESLGAEALLIGVFAAVLPVPVLVACFLWLDRYEPEPLRYLVFCFAWGAFVATAVSLTVNTFAANRFEAAGLPTALTAVLVAPFIEELTKALGPILLLIFRRREISGITDALVYCGLSAIGFAMVENILYLGGIGYRTGVEEYGPATGTQQVIAIFIFRILLFGFAHPLFTSMTAVGLGIAARSADRRVRVLAPAAGLLLAMMLHGAWNLLPTLTQATGQLLIQLYGLIGVMVPIFFGMVALAVWLRSWEGRLTERTLPDYVRSGWLTPPEVAALSSLGRRHAARVWAKRVGGDQGRKAMRGYQFAATRLALLRDGMRRGLDDRPAERERAVAEERYLLELMSGYRAFFVGRDPRAPAGVWDGHRYHLRFPDGSQRAVAAPEEPVVPIPVVLAPPSPPAFPPGYPPPPGYPPPPGHPPPGWYGPPTSGRPGQF
- a CDS encoding aminotransferase class V-fold PLP-dependent enzyme, with the protein product MTCALAPSPTVAGPLNVLGVPDQINLDYAASAPCAQAAADAVTALLPWYASVHRGAGALSQHCTLAYERARQTVGDFFGARPDDHVIFTRNTTDALNLLARALPAGTTVVTFGGEHHANLLPWPRGPVRLPMPEHPAGAVRALDAALGELRRGADREPPVLVTVTGASNVTGERWPLAELAQVARRHRARIAVDAAQLAPHAPVDIRALDVDYLAVSGHKLYAPFGAGVLIGRGDWLDAAPPYLAGGGATSHVGVATHDIRWAAGPGRHEAGTPNLLGAVALAAVCDALASADRAALHDAEQRLLDRLREGLAELPDAVELHAFGPAAPRVGIVSFVLAGRDSAEVAAHLARRHRIGVRDGLFCAHPFARRLLTEASARSGRRDLPATALRASIGLGSTREQVDHLLAALAALD